In the genome of Nitrospirota bacterium, one region contains:
- a CDS encoding glycosyltransferase, which translates to MTETNRPEISVVMPAYNHEKYVADAIESVLLQTFNDFELVIVNDGSTDSTEDVIKRYKDPRIRYYYQENGGSHDAINKGISLSRGDYVAIINSDDVFYSNRLEVLLHTAKAEGLDFVVTAVTLIDADSNVISDPAHSWVKWYEKLKNTYRNNKSSLRAILVGNYTISTSNFFIRLTLFDEIGKLTNLRYVLDYEFAIRALKRDENKFRFLVDNELLFYRMHGKNTILSDTLSAHVEAYELVTETIRHVLGEEISPFLDHLKEITYGIKAQRVGYEDYAARLLDERYIIRNSFSHKLGKFLTLRYLKEKKCMTVKDIQSLKAGMESFIADVDVVSFDLYDTVFDRYTEQREIIKATVSERISKHLRNTCGIDVAAAEITNIRDNIELNHRQSSLGSGADYECSYRGIVQDMSRQILGRLDERLVNKIINIEIMAENEAIIVKDDILPLFKWIRSKDKKIIAVSDTCLDKDILWEILGLKSLTGVFKCLYVSSEKALSKISGNLFKHVLFSEKILPEEVLHIGNHKIADYKVPVKLGFKVIRLNSKQQHTKAY; encoded by the coding sequence ATGACAGAGACAAACAGGCCTGAAATAAGTGTGGTTATGCCGGCTTATAACCATGAGAAGTATGTAGCGGATGCGATAGAAAGTGTACTGTTACAGACCTTTAACGATTTTGAGCTGGTAATAGTAAATGACGGCTCAACAGACTCCACTGAGGACGTTATTAAACGATACAAAGATCCTCGCATACGATACTATTATCAGGAAAACGGCGGCTCACATGATGCTATAAACAAGGGGATTTCACTTTCCAGAGGCGATTATGTGGCTATCATCAACTCCGACGACGTCTTCTATAGCAACCGTCTTGAGGTTTTACTTCACACGGCAAAGGCTGAAGGACTTGATTTTGTGGTAACTGCCGTCACTCTGATTGATGCTGATTCAAACGTAATATCAGACCCCGCTCATTCATGGGTCAAGTGGTACGAAAAACTAAAAAACACCTACCGGAACAATAAATCTTCACTTAGAGCCATCTTAGTTGGCAACTACACCATAAGCACATCTAATTTCTTTATAAGGCTTACTCTTTTTGACGAAATAGGTAAACTCACTAATCTTAGGTATGTTCTTGATTATGAGTTTGCAATAAGAGCACTGAAAAGAGATGAGAATAAATTTCGTTTTCTCGTTGACAATGAGCTGCTTTTTTATAGGATGCACGGGAAAAACACAATTCTTTCAGACACTTTAAGCGCTCATGTTGAAGCGTATGAGCTTGTAACAGAGACAATCAGACATGTTTTGGGGGAGGAGATATCACCATTTTTAGATCATCTTAAGGAAATCACCTACGGCATTAAGGCACAGCGCGTTGGATATGAAGATTATGCTGCACGGCTGCTTGATGAGCGTTACATAATAAGGAATTCCTTTAGCCACAAGCTCGGCAAGTTTCTCACTCTGCGCTACCTTAAAGAGAAAAAGTGCATGACCGTAAAAGATATACAATCTCTGAAAGCCGGTATGGAGTCATTCATTGCTGACGTTGACGTTGTTTCCTTTGATCTCTATGATACCGTTTTTGACAGATACACAGAGCAGCGGGAAATTATTAAAGCCACTGTTTCAGAGCGGATTTCAAAACACTTAAGGAACACCTGCGGAATAGATGTAGCAGCAGCTGAAATCACCAATATCAGAGATAATATAGAGTTAAACCACCGCCAATCCTCTTTAGGTTCAGGGGCAGATTACGAGTGTTCCTACAGAGGTATAGTGCAGGATATGTCAAGGCAAATTCTTGGCAGGCTTGATGAAAGGCTGGTTAACAAAATAATAAATATTGAAATAATGGCTGAAAACGAGGCAATTATAGTGAAAGACGACATATTGCCATTATTTAAATGGATACGGTCTAAGGATAAAAAAATAATAGCAGTATCTGACACATGTCTTGATAAAGATATATTGTGGGAGATTCTGGGGTTAAAATCATTAACAGGAGTTTTTAAGTGTTTGTACGTATCTTCTGAAAAGGCGTTAAGTAAGATTTCCGGCAATCTGTTTAAACATGTACTGTTTTCAGAAAAAATCTTACCTGAGGAAGTTCTGCATATAGGAAACCATAAGATAGCTGATTACAAGGTGCCGGTAAAGCTTGGGTTTAAGGTTATACGTCTCAATTCAAAACAGCAACACACAAAAGCTTATTAA